The following are from one region of the Paenibacillus sabinae T27 genome:
- the ric gene encoding iron-sulfur cluster repair di-iron protein, translated as MSVKQPLFNSDTLVKEIVLQFPKAADYFKASKIDFCCGGAKPLREAVIERGLEADAVIGDLYKLLEQYPVLEGDTAWNGAKSEELIAHIVDKHHRFLREELPLIGQNVTKVYRVHGGDSPHLEEVYRLFNQLKDELLEHTAKEEEQDFPSILAYEQDGNEESLSALRRSLHDLEEEHDAAGSILKQLRAVTGDFTPPEYACTTYRLTYARLEELEGMTFEHVHLENNILFPRYQA; from the coding sequence ATGAGCGTCAAACAACCTTTATTTAATAGCGATACATTGGTAAAAGAAATCGTCCTGCAGTTCCCGAAAGCGGCGGATTATTTCAAAGCAAGCAAAATCGATTTCTGCTGCGGCGGCGCAAAACCGCTTCGGGAGGCAGTAATTGAGCGCGGTCTTGAAGCGGACGCCGTCATCGGCGATTTGTACAAGCTGCTGGAGCAGTACCCGGTGCTTGAAGGGGATACTGCTTGGAACGGAGCCAAGTCCGAAGAGCTGATCGCCCACATTGTGGATAAGCATCACCGCTTTCTGAGAGAAGAGCTGCCGCTGATCGGCCAGAACGTCACGAAGGTCTATCGTGTACACGGCGGGGATTCCCCGCATTTGGAAGAAGTCTACCGCCTGTTCAACCAGCTGAAAGATGAGCTACTCGAGCATACGGCGAAGGAAGAAGAGCAGGATTTCCCGAGTATTCTTGCCTATGAGCAGGATGGAAACGAAGAGTCCCTGTCCGCGCTGCGCCGGTCTCTCCACGATTTAGAGGAAGAGCATGACGCCGCGGGCAGCATTCTCAAACAGCTTCGCGCCGTTACCGGCGATTTTACCCCACCCGAGTATGCCTGCACGACTTACCGTCTGACCTATGCGCGGCTGGAAGAACTGGAAGGCATGACATTCGAGCATGTTCATCTGGAGAACAACATTTTGTTCCCAAGATATCAAGCTTAG
- a CDS encoding Gfo/Idh/MocA family protein, giving the protein MKETAEINIAMIGIGNIARKVYLPLLSQSTRVRIAGILSSSVSTVESTVSAYRLPRGTCSLDELLSWDLDAVFVHAPTPSHYEIVTKCLERGLAVYVDKPLSYRLEESVRMAELAESKGLLLGVGFNRRFAPLYAEAKSWLDEAGGVIHCSAVKHRTKRQKLTSRETVHDDLIHMLDLLLWLCGNDYELLRGSLHSDLEGRLVQASGMLGWNGGASGMYSMVRDAGADLEKLELHGHGRSAEIADMERAVFYDRNGVPSVRGFGSWDTILERRGFSGVVDHFLDHIHKPAECGISALSVLPVHRLAAQLADGTD; this is encoded by the coding sequence TTGAAGGAAACCGCAGAAATAAACATAGCCATGATTGGAATCGGCAATATCGCCCGCAAGGTATACTTGCCCCTGCTTTCGCAATCGACGCGAGTACGGATCGCCGGGATTCTCAGCTCTTCGGTCTCCACAGTGGAGAGCACGGTAAGCGCCTACCGGCTGCCTCGGGGCACATGCAGCCTGGATGAGCTGCTTAGCTGGGATCTGGACGCGGTATTTGTACACGCCCCCACCCCGAGCCATTATGAAATCGTAACGAAATGTCTTGAGCGGGGACTCGCGGTCTATGTCGACAAGCCGCTGTCCTATCGTCTGGAGGAGTCGGTCCGGATGGCCGAGCTGGCCGAGAGCAAAGGACTACTGCTTGGCGTCGGCTTCAATCGCCGCTTTGCACCGCTTTATGCCGAGGCCAAGTCGTGGCTGGATGAAGCCGGAGGCGTCATCCACTGCAGCGCGGTCAAGCACCGGACGAAGCGGCAGAAGCTGACCAGCCGGGAAACCGTTCATGACGACCTGATCCACATGCTCGATCTGCTCCTGTGGCTGTGCGGGAACGATTATGAGCTGCTGCGCGGCTCTCTGCACAGCGATCTTGAAGGCCGGCTGGTACAGGCTTCGGGCATGCTCGGCTGGAACGGCGGAGCTTCCGGCATGTACAGTATGGTGCGGGACGCCGGCGCCGATCTGGAGAAGCTGGAGCTGCACGGACATGGAAGATCGGCGGAGATCGCGGACATGGAGCGCGCCGTTTTTTATGACCGGAATGGGGTGCCATCGGTACGCGGCTTCGGAAGCTGGGACACAATTCTAGAGCGCAGAGGCTTTAGCGGCGTCGTTGACCATTTTCTCGATCATATTCATAAACCGGCCGAATGCGGCATATCCGCATTGTCCGTACTCCCGGTACACAGGCTGGCGGCGCAGCTTGCGGATGGAACAGACTAA
- a CDS encoding macrolide family glycosyltransferase, whose product MKKTHIAMINIPAFGHVNPTLAVVSELVQRGYKVTYPATEKFVSVVEETGASVLPYHSSTTDLLDQLSHIKEINEVISNHSENLPMKFIEEAISTYYQLEQMYADDLPGLILFDFMALGGKLFAAKHGIDAVRLYSSYANNENVSTLHDISDEIKIELASKIKAFSEKEGITGVSFMELFAPEKLNITFMPRAFQLQGDLFDERFLFVGPSIGKRSYEESLPLGENNDRPVMLISLGTIFNPWPEFYKMCIEAFRNSGWQVVMSTGNKISPESLGDIPDNFIVRQQVPQLEVLPQARLFITHGGMNSTMEALSCGVPLVVIPQMFEQEITARRVTELGLGQHFLPDEVTAQVLQKSVQEVSEDEQLQQRVYDMQKNIQEAGGAKKAAEAIEKLLSLSNIQARV is encoded by the coding sequence GTGAAGAAAACTCATATTGCAATGATTAATATTCCTGCTTTCGGCCATGTTAACCCAACTCTAGCCGTTGTATCAGAGCTCGTTCAAAGAGGCTATAAAGTGACTTATCCGGCAACAGAAAAATTTGTATCGGTTGTTGAGGAAACGGGGGCTTCGGTTCTTCCCTATCATTCGAGCACAACGGATCTATTAGATCAACTAAGTCATATCAAAGAAATCAATGAAGTCATAAGCAACCATTCAGAAAATCTTCCTATGAAATTCATTGAAGAAGCGATATCCACTTATTATCAATTGGAGCAGATGTATGCCGATGATCTTCCGGGTTTAATTCTGTTTGATTTTATGGCGCTCGGCGGAAAACTGTTCGCGGCAAAGCACGGCATAGATGCGGTACGGCTGTATTCTTCCTATGCGAATAATGAGAATGTATCGACGTTACATGATATTTCTGACGAGATTAAGATTGAATTGGCGTCAAAGATTAAGGCTTTTTCGGAGAAGGAAGGGATTACGGGGGTATCCTTTATGGAGTTATTCGCTCCGGAAAAATTGAATATTACCTTTATGCCCCGGGCTTTTCAGCTTCAAGGCGATTTATTTGACGAACGCTTCCTTTTTGTTGGACCGTCTATTGGCAAGCGCAGCTATGAAGAAAGCCTGCCGTTGGGTGAGAACAATGACCGCCCTGTCATGCTCATTTCACTAGGTACGATTTTCAACCCATGGCCGGAATTTTATAAAATGTGCATCGAAGCTTTTCGCAACTCCGGTTGGCAGGTCGTCATGTCCACTGGAAATAAGATCAGTCCGGAAAGCTTGGGCGACATTCCAGATAACTTTATTGTCCGCCAGCAGGTCCCGCAGCTTGAAGTTCTCCCTCAAGCCCGGTTGTTTATCACGCATGGAGGCATGAACAGCACGATGGAAGCGTTGAGCTGCGGAGTACCCCTGGTTGTCATCCCGCAGATGTTCGAGCAGGAAATCACCGCCCGCCGCGTAACGGAATTGGGACTGGGACAGCATTTTCTGCCGGATGAAGTAACCGCTCAAGTGTTGCAGAAATCGGTACAAGAAGTTTCAGAGGATGAGCAGTTACAGCAGCGTGTGTATGACATGCAGAAGAACATCCAGGAAGCCGGCGGGGCTAAAAAAGCCGCTGAAGCCATTGAAAAGCTATTAAGTCTTTCAAATATACAGGCGAGGGTGTGA
- a CDS encoding DUF1540 domain-containing protein — MAKDVLCEVNTCSHWENENKCNADSIFVAFNKVKEATRAEETDCQTFEKKTE, encoded by the coding sequence ATGGCCAAAGATGTGCTGTGCGAAGTGAACACCTGTAGCCACTGGGAAAATGAAAACAAGTGCAACGCCGATTCGATTTTCGTCGCTTTTAACAAGGTGAAGGAAGCGACCCGCGCCGAAGAAACGGATTGTCAGACATTTGAGAAGAAAACAGAGTAA
- the nirB gene encoding nitrite reductase large subunit NirB, with protein sequence MTSNREKLVLIGNGMAGVGTIEQILKLGGNYDITVFGSEPYPNYNRIMLSYVLEGSKNVDDIILNDWNWYKENGITLHTGTAVTRIDGESRKVIAENGLTADYDKVIIATGSNSFILPIPGSGKEGVVGFRDIADCEAMLQAAKEYNKAAVIGGGLLGLEAAKGLVNLGMDVTVVHLMEDLMERQLDHTAASMLKAELERQGVKFAMGKQTVELTGEERVSGLRFSDGTELEAQFVVMAVGIKPNVDVAKASGIEVNRGIVVDDYLQTSLENVYSVGECAEHRGACYGLVAPLFEQGNVLAKHLSGAETKPYEGSVVSTKLKISGVDVFSAGEFIDTPEHTVISAKDDWKRTYKKILLKDNMIVGAVLFGDVTESANLQKLVKQGSEMTDDIYADVMGTGCCGGGGAKKTASVESMPGEEIVCGCNGVTKKAIVDAIQDNGFTTVDEIKACTGATRSCGGCKPVVEQILQYVLGDGFEQSAKTGICGCTTLSRDEIVAEIRAKGLTTTKEVMNVLGWKQEEGCSKCRPAVNYYLGMIYPDMHEDEKESRFVNERMSANIQKDGTFTVVPRMYGGVTTPEDLKRIADVSIKYDVKVVKVTGGQRLDLIGVKKEDVPKVWEELDMPSGYAYAKSLRTVKTCVGSQFCRFGTQDSMGVGAMLERKYERLDFPAKFKMAVNGCPRNCAESCTKDIGIVGNDGGWEVFIGGNGGIKPRIADSFCKVKTDEELVEICSAVMQYYRETGNYQERTSEWVERLGLDQIKSAILDNEEERKALAQRIDFALSQVNDPWKKMLNDDSTRSALFEKAEIR encoded by the coding sequence ATGACATCGAATCGAGAAAAATTAGTATTGATCGGCAACGGCATGGCAGGCGTGGGCACCATTGAACAGATTTTGAAGCTGGGCGGCAATTATGACATTACCGTCTTCGGCAGCGAGCCATATCCCAACTATAACCGCATTATGCTGTCTTACGTCCTCGAAGGAAGCAAAAATGTAGACGATATTATCCTGAACGACTGGAACTGGTACAAGGAGAACGGCATTACGCTGCATACTGGAACCGCAGTAACCCGCATTGACGGAGAATCGCGGAAGGTTATCGCGGAGAACGGTTTGACAGCCGATTACGATAAAGTCATTATCGCCACCGGGTCAAATTCGTTCATTCTGCCGATTCCCGGCAGCGGCAAGGAAGGCGTCGTCGGCTTCCGCGACATTGCCGACTGCGAAGCGATGCTGCAAGCTGCGAAGGAGTACAACAAAGCGGCCGTTATCGGCGGCGGACTGCTTGGACTTGAGGCGGCCAAAGGGCTTGTGAACCTGGGAATGGACGTAACCGTCGTCCACCTGATGGAGGATCTGATGGAGCGGCAGCTGGATCATACCGCCGCTTCGATGCTGAAAGCGGAACTGGAACGCCAGGGCGTCAAGTTCGCCATGGGCAAACAGACGGTTGAGCTGACCGGCGAAGAGCGGGTGAGCGGTCTGCGCTTTAGCGACGGCACGGAGCTTGAAGCGCAGTTCGTAGTCATGGCGGTCGGTATTAAGCCGAATGTGGATGTAGCGAAGGCGAGCGGAATTGAAGTGAACCGGGGCATCGTAGTGGACGACTATCTGCAAACTTCGCTTGAAAATGTGTATTCCGTGGGCGAATGCGCTGAGCATCGAGGCGCCTGCTACGGTCTGGTAGCTCCGCTGTTCGAACAGGGAAATGTGCTCGCGAAGCATTTGTCCGGCGCGGAAACAAAGCCGTATGAAGGCTCAGTCGTCTCGACCAAGCTGAAAATTTCCGGCGTGGACGTTTTTTCTGCCGGGGAATTCATCGACACGCCGGAGCACACCGTTATCTCCGCCAAAGATGACTGGAAGAGAACCTACAAGAAAATTTTGCTGAAGGACAACATGATTGTCGGTGCTGTTCTGTTCGGCGATGTGACGGAATCCGCCAACCTGCAAAAGCTGGTGAAGCAGGGCTCGGAGATGACAGACGACATTTATGCAGACGTCATGGGTACCGGCTGCTGCGGCGGAGGTGGGGCCAAGAAGACGGCATCCGTCGAAAGCATGCCGGGCGAAGAAATCGTCTGCGGCTGTAACGGCGTGACCAAGAAGGCAATTGTTGACGCGATTCAGGACAACGGCTTTACGACCGTGGATGAGATTAAAGCCTGCACCGGCGCCACACGGTCATGCGGCGGCTGCAAGCCGGTCGTGGAACAAATTCTTCAATATGTGCTTGGCGACGGCTTCGAGCAGAGCGCGAAGACCGGCATCTGCGGCTGCACAACGCTCAGCCGGGATGAAATTGTGGCCGAAATTCGGGCCAAAGGGCTTACGACGACCAAAGAGGTCATGAACGTCCTCGGCTGGAAGCAGGAAGAAGGCTGTTCGAAATGCCGTCCTGCGGTCAACTATTATCTGGGCATGATCTACCCGGATATGCATGAAGACGAGAAGGAATCGCGTTTTGTCAATGAGCGGATGAGCGCCAACATCCAGAAGGACGGCACTTTCACTGTTGTTCCTCGCATGTATGGCGGAGTAACGACGCCGGAAGATCTGAAGAGAATCGCCGATGTCTCCATTAAATATGATGTCAAGGTTGTCAAAGTAACCGGCGGCCAGCGTCTGGATCTGATCGGCGTCAAGAAAGAGGATGTGCCCAAGGTTTGGGAAGAGCTGGATATGCCTTCCGGCTATGCTTACGCCAAATCGCTGCGTACGGTCAAGACCTGTGTCGGATCGCAGTTCTGCCGCTTCGGTACCCAGGATTCGATGGGCGTTGGGGCGATGCTGGAGCGGAAGTACGAGCGTCTGGATTTCCCCGCCAAATTCAAGATGGCTGTCAACGGCTGTCCGCGGAACTGCGCGGAATCGTGCACGAAGGACATCGGCATCGTCGGCAACGACGGCGGCTGGGAAGTGTTCATCGGCGGCAACGGCGGCATCAAGCCGCGGATCGCGGATTCCTTCTGCAAAGTGAAGACGGACGAAGAGCTGGTCGAAATCTGCTCCGCTGTTATGCAGTATTACCGCGAAACCGGCAATTACCAGGAAAGAACGTCCGAATGGGTGGAACGCCTCGGGTTGGACCAGATCAAATCTGCTATTCTGGACAACGAGGAAGAACGCAAAGCACTGGCGCAGCGTATCGATTTTGCCTTGAGCCAGGTAAATGATCCATGGAAAAAAATGCTGAACGACGACTCTACACGCAGCGCGCTGTTTGAAAAGGCGGAAATCCGTTAA
- a CDS encoding DUF4349 domain-containing protein — protein MIKRGLLTIVTLLLLTGTLIGCSSGRSADHADQDKQSLHSESMDSTAAESNSSSAEAPIAAGNGGSPAGAQVKGMKFGNQTSTDSANRTGNASPGGFTSGDVADGLNKKLIYHANLNMEVENYEKAQTEVRNWVNLSRGYIIGFNETVSDSEHGGTFVVKVPASGFSSFMDNLEKIKHVSLQRSIEGQDVTEEYVDLEARLKAKQMLEAQYTEFMKKAAKASDLVAFANELGQIQESIEQIKGRMRYIDQNVLYSTVELRVYQTDESSANQRLEERRSLFGKAADALRGTLNAMSTAFQWLFIFLAGALPLLIGAAFIAAVLLWLGRSRRNRRDKASLLIGEANRQREEERAASDAAGSDPGNREEKSGDEAQPPDSMDRQ, from the coding sequence ATGATAAAGCGGGGATTGCTTACCATTGTAACATTGCTGCTGCTGACCGGTACGCTGATTGGCTGCAGTTCGGGAAGAAGCGCTGATCATGCCGATCAGGATAAACAGTCCTTACATTCCGAAAGCATGGACAGCACAGCAGCCGAGTCCAATTCTTCGAGTGCAGAAGCTCCGATCGCGGCCGGTAACGGAGGATCACCCGCCGGCGCGCAAGTGAAAGGAATGAAATTCGGAAATCAGACAAGTACCGATTCCGCGAACCGTACCGGCAATGCCTCTCCCGGAGGATTCACATCAGGTGATGTAGCGGACGGTCTTAACAAAAAGCTGATCTACCACGCCAATCTCAACATGGAAGTCGAAAATTATGAGAAAGCACAGACCGAGGTGCGCAATTGGGTCAATCTCTCCCGGGGCTATATTATCGGATTCAACGAGACCGTGTCCGATTCCGAGCATGGCGGCACTTTTGTCGTGAAGGTGCCGGCTTCCGGGTTCTCCTCCTTCATGGACAATCTGGAGAAAATCAAGCATGTGTCGCTTCAGCGCAGCATTGAGGGCCAAGACGTTACGGAAGAGTATGTTGATCTTGAAGCGCGTCTTAAGGCGAAACAAATGCTGGAAGCCCAATACACCGAGTTTATGAAAAAGGCTGCCAAAGCCTCCGACCTGGTGGCTTTCGCCAATGAGCTTGGACAGATTCAGGAGAGCATCGAGCAGATCAAGGGCAGAATGCGCTACATCGACCAGAACGTGCTGTACTCTACAGTGGAGCTTCGAGTGTACCAGACGGATGAGAGCTCCGCCAATCAGCGCTTGGAAGAACGCCGGTCGCTGTTTGGCAAAGCGGCGGACGCGCTGCGCGGAACACTGAATGCCATGTCCACGGCATTCCAGTGGCTCTTTATCTTCCTGGCCGGAGCGCTTCCGCTGCTGATCGGCGCCGCATTCATTGCGGCTGTGCTGTTATGGCTTGGACGATCCAGAAGGAACCGCCGCGATAAGGCTTCGCTGCTAATCGGGGAAGCGAACCGGCAGAGGGAGGAGGAACGGGCAGCCTCCGATGCAGCCGGATCTGATCCGGGAAACCGTGAAGAAAAGTCCGGTGATGAGGCACAGCCGCCAGATTCGATGGACCGCCAATAA
- a CDS encoding macrolide family glycosyltransferase has product MSKALFLSIPAHGHVNPTLGLVNELINQGEEVTYFCTEEFKEKIEKTGAEFKSYRVDTILGNRKDNTPQNMGIERLLNNINEALKSSDKIIEDVLDQIKDKHFDYILYTAMYPFGNVFAQILKIPSVSSFAVFATPQELKAGHKELMNEELMNNHPVMDTFKKVSKQLKDVYKVEMPDNPMSLFFNKGDINIAYTSKYFVSHPEYYDDSFKFIGPPIYDRQENLDFPFEQLKGKKVIYISLGTVFNRDIKLYELFLKTFADTDAVVVMTAYNVDLSEFAIPDHFIVRNFVPQSEILKVTDVAITHAGMNSTSDLLYNEVPFVALPIGADQPYMAGRSAELGAAISLDKDTITPELLRDSVEKVLDDPSYAENIKKISDSFKQAGGYKKAVEEIFKLKSEKGILV; this is encoded by the coding sequence ATGTCAAAGGCGCTTTTTTTAAGTATTCCGGCTCATGGTCATGTTAACCCGACACTCGGACTCGTAAATGAATTAATCAATCAAGGTGAGGAAGTCACTTATTTTTGTACAGAAGAATTTAAAGAAAAAATCGAAAAGACCGGTGCTGAATTTAAGAGCTATCGAGTAGACACGATCCTTGGTAACCGAAAAGATAATACACCGCAAAACATGGGAATCGAGCGTTTACTTAACAATATTAATGAAGCGCTCAAGTCAAGCGATAAAATAATTGAAGATGTCTTAGATCAAATTAAGGATAAACATTTTGATTATATCCTGTATACGGCGATGTATCCGTTTGGAAATGTCTTTGCTCAAATCTTGAAAATCCCTTCGGTTTCATCTTTTGCCGTATTTGCTACGCCGCAGGAACTTAAAGCTGGGCACAAAGAATTAATGAATGAAGAGTTAATGAACAACCATCCCGTTATGGATACCTTCAAAAAAGTTTCAAAACAATTGAAAGATGTCTATAAGGTGGAGATGCCGGATAACCCGATGAGTTTATTTTTTAATAAGGGCGATATCAATATTGCCTATACATCCAAATATTTTGTCTCCCACCCGGAGTATTATGACGACAGCTTTAAATTTATCGGACCGCCAATCTACGACCGGCAAGAGAATTTGGATTTTCCGTTTGAACAATTAAAGGGTAAAAAAGTTATCTATATCTCATTGGGCACGGTATTTAACAGAGACATCAAGCTGTATGAACTTTTCCTTAAAACGTTTGCCGACACGGATGCTGTTGTGGTCATGACGGCATACAATGTAGATTTATCTGAATTTGCAATACCCGATCATTTCATCGTAAGAAATTTTGTGCCTCAATCGGAGATTTTAAAGGTTACCGATGTGGCGATCACACATGCAGGCATGAACAGTACCAGTGACTTACTATATAATGAAGTGCCTTTTGTAGCATTACCTATAGGAGCAGACCAGCCTTATATGGCAGGAAGATCCGCAGAGCTCGGGGCGGCCATTTCCCTTGACAAGGACACAATTACTCCTGAACTATTAAGAGATTCTGTGGAAAAGGTGTTAGACGATCCAAGCTATGCTGAGAATATTAAGAAGATCAGCGATTCTTTTAAACAGGCGGGCGGTTATAAAAAAGCGGTTGAAGAGATATTCAAATTAAAAAGCGAAAAAGGTATTCTCGTTTAA
- a CDS encoding TVP38/TMEM64 family protein — MRKWTVALLYVSGMATAFIYRYTILDWLGKDDHALLSFLAATVLALFPAIPYKAVIGLFGYVYGSLAGGAMCWLATTAAAALMFGGVKWLFRERTRRYLASIPALDKFTAAVQQRPFASVAAARLLPIVPQAAVNAYAGAAGLPFRSFILATALGKIPGIALFAFLGGQARQHPGTAALAAALYIAALLTFWAVLRPGKPRSKGQGGQA, encoded by the coding sequence ATGAGAAAATGGACAGTGGCGCTGCTCTATGTTTCGGGGATGGCCACCGCGTTTATCTACAGATATACCATTCTGGATTGGCTCGGAAAAGACGACCACGCGCTTCTCTCCTTTCTTGCCGCGACGGTGCTGGCCTTATTTCCGGCAATTCCGTACAAAGCCGTGATCGGACTGTTCGGCTATGTCTACGGTAGCCTGGCCGGCGGAGCGATGTGCTGGCTGGCGACAACGGCGGCAGCGGCGCTGATGTTCGGCGGCGTCAAATGGCTGTTCCGGGAGCGAACCCGCCGCTACTTGGCTTCCATTCCGGCGCTTGATAAATTTACGGCAGCCGTTCAGCAGCGGCCCTTCGCTTCCGTCGCGGCGGCCCGCCTGCTGCCGATCGTTCCGCAGGCGGCGGTCAACGCCTATGCCGGAGCGGCGGGGCTGCCCTTCCGGAGCTTTATCCTGGCGACGGCCCTTGGAAAAATTCCGGGGATTGCCCTGTTCGCCTTCCTCGGCGGACAAGCCAGGCAGCATCCCGGAACCGCTGCACTGGCCGCGGCGCTGTACATTGCGGCGCTGCTGACTTTTTGGGCCGTGCTAAGGCCCGGAAAGCCCCGAAGCAAGGGACAAGGGGGACAGGCCTAA
- a CDS encoding TetR/AcrR family transcriptional regulator, with protein sequence MHQTKEWIFEALLLLLETTPYDQIKITSITKKAGVARQTFYRNYKSKDDIIIQYLDELFKERLTIIKKWKGTNQNDVLTDFLFAHLKKHREPLLKIIKAVPDYFIFERFEGFIKYLVNLYNKEHTTTDKLNELHLKYSIKYQIAGGFMILIDWLMNDMPLSFEEMRTIMSECGKSFIEQGIYVPDILYSFADQLESL encoded by the coding sequence TTGCATCAGACAAAAGAATGGATTTTTGAGGCGTTGCTGTTATTATTGGAGACTACACCCTACGATCAGATTAAAATTACCAGTATTACAAAAAAAGCAGGAGTCGCCAGACAGACCTTCTATAGGAATTATAAAAGTAAAGACGACATCATTATCCAATATTTGGATGAACTATTTAAAGAGCGCCTAACCATAATAAAAAAATGGAAGGGCACTAATCAGAATGATGTTCTAACTGATTTCCTTTTTGCGCATTTGAAGAAACATCGTGAACCTTTACTAAAAATCATCAAGGCTGTACCTGATTATTTTATATTTGAACGATTTGAGGGATTTATAAAATATTTAGTAAATCTGTATAATAAAGAACATACGACTACAGACAAATTAAATGAATTACATTTAAAATATTCAATAAAGTATCAAATTGCAGGGGGATTTATGATCTTAATAGACTGGCTCATGAACGATATGCCATTGTCTTTTGAAGAGATGAGAACAATCATGAGTGAATGTGGAAAGTCATTTATTGAACAAGGCATTTACGTGCCTGATATTTTGTACAGCTTTGCGGATCAATTGGAGAGCTTGTGA
- the msrA gene encoding peptide-methionine (S)-S-oxide reductase MsrA: MSDIQTNPTGNRTEKATFAGGCFWCMVSPFEELPGIIDVVSGYTGGHTVNPTYEEVCSETTGHAEAVQITFDPSIFPYSKLLELFWQQIDPTDAGGQFHDRGSSYRTAIFYHNEEQRKEAEASKLAIQQSGRFSGPVVTPIEPAGVFYPAEEYHQGYHRKNPGHYKRYRKASGREAYIERHWSHKEDKQSLKERLTPLQYEVTQNSATERPFQNEFWDHHGDGLYVDIVSGEPLFSSRDKYDSGCGWPSFTRPLRDYTVKEKTDLSHLMIRTEVRSREADSHLGHVFNDGPGPSGLRYCINSAALRFVPKEDLEKEGYSEYRVLFE; this comes from the coding sequence ATGAGTGACATACAGACTAACCCTACAGGTAACCGGACGGAAAAAGCGACTTTTGCAGGCGGCTGCTTCTGGTGCATGGTCTCCCCGTTCGAGGAGCTGCCCGGCATTATCGATGTCGTCTCCGGCTATACCGGCGGCCATACCGTCAATCCGACCTATGAAGAAGTATGCTCCGAAACGACAGGACATGCCGAAGCGGTGCAAATCACGTTTGATCCTTCAATTTTTCCATACAGCAAGCTGCTTGAGCTGTTCTGGCAGCAGATCGATCCGACGGATGCAGGCGGGCAGTTTCACGACCGCGGCTCCTCCTACCGGACGGCGATTTTCTATCACAACGAGGAGCAGCGTAAGGAGGCCGAGGCATCCAAGCTTGCAATCCAGCAAAGCGGCCGCTTCTCCGGACCAGTTGTAACGCCAATTGAGCCGGCGGGCGTCTTTTACCCGGCGGAGGAATACCATCAGGGCTACCACCGGAAAAATCCGGGACATTACAAGCGCTACCGCAAGGCCTCGGGCCGGGAAGCTTATATCGAACGCCACTGGTCGCATAAAGAAGACAAGCAAAGCCTGAAGGAGCGGCTCACCCCGCTGCAGTATGAAGTTACACAAAACAGTGCCACAGAACGTCCCTTTCAGAATGAATTCTGGGATCATCACGGGGATGGTCTTTATGTGGACATCGTGTCCGGAGAGCCGCTCTTCAGTTCAAGGGACAAATATGACTCCGGCTGCGGCTGGCCGAGCTTCACCCGGCCCCTCCGCGACTACACGGTGAAGGAGAAAACCGATCTCAGCCATCTGATGATCCGCACGGAAGTGCGAAGCCGGGAAGCCGACTCACATCTCGGTCATGTCTTCAACGACGGGCCGGGGCCCAGCGGCTTGCGGTACTGTATCAACTCCGCCGCACTGCGTTTCGTCCCTAAGGAAGACCTGGAAAAAGAAGGATACAGCGAATACCGGGTATTGTTTGAATAA
- a CDS encoding winged helix-turn-helix transcriptional regulator, with translation MEEHHLTMCPRFETAFSFLGKRWNGLIIQTLMSGPKRFKDISSLIPLMSDKMLSERMKDLEGEGILVRNVYPETPVRIEYELTEKGRALQPVMQQIQHWAENWVK, from the coding sequence ATGGAAGAACATCATTTGACGATGTGCCCCCGGTTTGAAACGGCCTTTTCTTTTTTGGGCAAACGGTGGAACGGCCTGATAATCCAGACTTTGATGAGCGGACCGAAGCGGTTCAAAGATATATCGAGCCTTATTCCTTTGATGAGCGATAAAATGCTGTCGGAACGGATGAAGGATCTGGAGGGCGAAGGCATTCTGGTGCGCAATGTCTACCCCGAGACGCCGGTACGGATCGAATACGAGCTGACGGAAAAAGGCCGCGCCCTGCAGCCTGTCATGCAGCAGATTCAGCACTGGGCGGAAAATTGGGTGAAGTAA